One genomic segment of Paenibacillus durus includes these proteins:
- a CDS encoding TetR/AcrR family transcriptional regulator — MPENKHDAMAARTKELIKETFVRLVEKEGFGGVSVRNLTASAGINRGTFYLHYKDKYDLMEQIQTEILDGLQKVMVVDISSVELQQTYLDEQPYAPFVCIFQYLHEHGGLIRLLLGPKGESGFPGKMKEVVSESFYKKLFNHHTFENNPSIPKEYLTAFSVSVFLGVTEEWLNQNPPYSPEQIAVIYIKLLFFQPFR; from the coding sequence ATGCCTGAGAATAAACATGATGCAATGGCGGCCCGCACCAAAGAGCTAATCAAGGAAACCTTCGTCCGTTTAGTTGAGAAAGAGGGCTTCGGCGGGGTGTCTGTCCGGAATTTAACTGCAAGTGCAGGGATAAATCGAGGAACATTTTATCTCCACTACAAAGATAAATATGATTTAATGGAACAAATTCAAACGGAGATTCTGGATGGCTTGCAGAAGGTCATGGTAGTGGATATCTCTTCGGTTGAGCTTCAGCAAACCTATTTAGATGAACAGCCCTATGCTCCATTCGTTTGCATATTCCAATATCTGCATGAGCATGGGGGCTTAATCCGATTGCTGTTAGGTCCCAAAGGAGAATCCGGCTTCCCGGGCAAAATGAAAGAGGTGGTGAGCGAAAGCTTCTATAAGAAGCTGTTCAACCACCATACTTTTGAAAATAACCCTTCGATCCCGAAAGAATATTTGACCGCTTTCTCGGTATCCGTATTTCTTGGTGTCACGGAGGAGTGGTTAAACCAGAACCCGCCTTATTCCCCGGAACAAATAGCCGTAATTTATATCAAATTACTCTTCTTTCAGCCTTTTAGATAA
- a CDS encoding NADP-dependent oxidoreductase, whose translation MTIKGDMKAVRIHEYGGTEVIRYEVTPIPEIDQDEVLIKVVATAFNPVDAAIRMGALKNIFPHQMPYIPNVEASGVIESIGGAVTNFKPGDPVFVFLDMTKDGAAAEYVVTKAENAALAPKSIDLQDAGAIPVGALTAWQGLFDHGKLQEGQRVLITAAAGGVGSYGVQLAKWKGAHVIGTASEASFPLLQGLGIDQIIDYKHEAVEEKVSEKLDLILNLAPEGPAELNKWLPLLKEGGIFVSTTSPADAELANRSGVQTIRMFVGRNAGQLTQIAALVDEGRIKPVITERVKLDDLALIHNKSQAGKIRGKVLINLDWRQ comes from the coding sequence ATGACAATAAAAGGTGATATGAAAGCTGTCAGAATTCATGAATATGGCGGCACCGAGGTTATTCGTTATGAAGTGACTCCTATCCCTGAAATAGACCAAGATGAAGTATTAATCAAGGTGGTTGCGACTGCATTTAATCCTGTGGATGCAGCGATTCGAATGGGAGCGCTGAAGAACATTTTTCCTCATCAGATGCCGTATATCCCGAATGTCGAAGCATCCGGCGTCATTGAAAGCATCGGCGGGGCCGTAACAAACTTTAAACCGGGTGATCCCGTCTTTGTCTTTCTGGATATGACCAAAGACGGTGCCGCTGCCGAATATGTCGTGACCAAAGCTGAAAATGCCGCTCTTGCTCCTAAGAGTATTGATCTCCAAGATGCTGGCGCAATTCCTGTGGGGGCTTTAACGGCTTGGCAAGGATTGTTCGACCATGGCAAGCTTCAAGAAGGCCAGCGTGTACTGATTACCGCAGCCGCAGGCGGAGTCGGATCTTATGGCGTTCAACTGGCCAAGTGGAAGGGTGCACATGTAATTGGCACAGCTTCGGAAGCGAGCTTCCCGCTTCTCCAAGGGCTTGGGATCGATCAGATTATTGACTATAAGCATGAGGCTGTGGAGGAAAAAGTAAGCGAAAAGCTGGACCTGATTCTCAATCTTGCTCCGGAAGGCCCGGCGGAATTGAATAAGTGGCTGCCCTTGCTGAAAGAGGGGGGGATTTTTGTATCGACCACAAGTCCGGCGGACGCTGAACTTGCCAATCGTTCGGGTGTCCAGACGATCCGAATGTTTGTGGGGCGCAATGCCGGACAGCTTACGCAAATTGCCGCATTGGTAGACGAAGGGCGAATTAAGCCCGTAATTACCGAAAGAGTAAAGCTTGACGATCTGGCGCTGATTCACAACAAAAGTCAGGCAGGAAAAATCCGGGGGAAAGTATTGATTAACTTGGATTGGCGGCAGTAA
- a CDS encoding IclR family transcriptional regulator, with protein sequence MNGTQTLSRALDILFALAEAGDTLTVSEIAEKVSIPESSTYRFLQTLEQNGIVERRGRSRIALGLRILDLARSLNLQFQRDLLPLALPIMEELTEKVQETSVLFVRTGNHAVCIQNVKSNSLIQFSIENGRILPLHLGASGKCILAFESDKVAQRIFQTIEDAGDIARLKAELEAARADHYIITKGEVDPDVFAIAAPITDGHAHAVASLSVAGPSFRCSPEREGVIIEAVKLAAAELSRRMGAEY encoded by the coding sequence ATGAACGGAACACAAACGCTCAGCCGCGCGCTGGATATCCTGTTCGCCTTGGCGGAAGCCGGCGATACGCTTACGGTCAGCGAGATTGCCGAGAAGGTCTCGATACCGGAGAGCAGCACGTACCGGTTTCTCCAGACGCTGGAGCAGAACGGAATAGTGGAGAGAAGGGGAAGAAGCCGGATCGCCCTGGGACTGCGGATTCTGGATCTGGCAAGAAGCCTCAACCTTCAGTTTCAGCGTGACCTGCTGCCCCTGGCGCTGCCGATTATGGAAGAGTTGACGGAGAAGGTGCAGGAAACGTCGGTGCTGTTCGTGCGGACCGGCAATCATGCCGTATGCATCCAGAATGTCAAAAGCAACAGCCTGATCCAGTTCTCCATCGAGAATGGACGCATTCTGCCGCTGCATTTGGGCGCTTCAGGCAAATGTATCCTTGCTTTTGAGAGCGACAAGGTCGCTCAGCGGATTTTTCAGACTATTGAGGATGCCGGGGACATAGCGCGTCTGAAAGCGGAGCTGGAAGCGGCCCGGGCTGACCATTATATCATCACCAAAGGCGAGGTGGACCCCGATGTATTCGCCATTGCTGCCCCGATTACGGACGGTCACGCCCATGCGGTAGCCAGCCTGTCCGTGGCCGGTCCAAGCTTCCGCTGCAGCCCGGAGCGGGAAGGAGTTATCATTGAGGCGGTGAAGCTGGCTGCGGCCGAATTGTCGCGGCGGATGGGGGCTGAATATTAA
- a CDS encoding ABC transporter permease: MIDGILEYLSKNHDVYLKAVLTHIGISLAVVTIGILIAVPLGVLCAKFLKLSQPVQGLFNIFRLIPSLAVLVVMMPVLGTGLAPAIFALTLLAFPAILINTSIGFTGINPSVIEAAKGMGMSPRRILFTVEFPLAFPMIITGIRTAAVEVIASATLAAYIGSGGLGELIIIGLRLPSKAILLVGGLSVAILSIAADVILAITQKRLTRHLWLN; the protein is encoded by the coding sequence TTGATTGACGGAATACTCGAATATCTGTCCAAGAATCACGACGTCTATCTTAAAGCCGTACTGACGCACATCGGCATCAGTCTTGCGGTTGTAACCATTGGCATACTGATCGCTGTTCCACTCGGGGTACTGTGCGCCAAGTTTTTGAAGCTGTCCCAGCCGGTCCAGGGACTGTTTAACATTTTTCGTCTGATTCCGAGCCTCGCCGTTCTCGTCGTGATGATGCCGGTGCTCGGAACAGGGCTGGCTCCCGCCATATTTGCGTTGACGCTGCTTGCTTTTCCGGCGATTTTGATCAACACGAGCATTGGCTTCACGGGGATCAATCCTTCGGTTATCGAGGCGGCCAAAGGGATGGGGATGAGCCCGCGCAGGATTCTGTTCACGGTTGAATTTCCGCTTGCTTTTCCCATGATTATCACGGGAATACGAACGGCTGCGGTGGAAGTGATTGCGAGCGCAACATTGGCCGCTTACATCGGCTCCGGCGGTCTTGGGGAGCTGATCATCATCGGGCTCCGGCTGCCGAGTAAAGCCATTTTACTTGTCGGGGGGTTGTCGGTAGCGATCCTGTCCATAGCGGCGGACGTAATTCTAGCCATTACCCAGAAGAGACTTACGCGACATTTGTGGCTGAACTGA
- a CDS encoding glycine betaine ABC transporter substrate-binding protein: MKKSLKSIFTTSLLAIIVLSALLSLAGCSKGSASGPEITVGSKDFTESLVLAEIYAKALEDNGFSVKREFNISGQGPHEALLKGSIDLYPEYTGTALTVILKEPALFDAKEVYDTVAAEYKDKFKLDLLDQANINDSQGLVITKKAADQFGIKTISDLQKNADKIRYASNGSFDQREDGLIGLKKVYGEFNFKSSKVYDDGIKYQVLKNDEADLAVAYTTEGSLVDPQFVVLDDDKHLWPPYYVAPVVRESVVQDSPKVATILNAVSAKLDNPTIIKLNAAVDIDKKEYEEVAGDYFETIKADVKAAADK; the protein is encoded by the coding sequence ATGAAAAAATCCTTAAAGTCCATATTCACCACTTCGTTGCTGGCCATTATCGTCCTTTCTGCATTGCTCTCGCTCGCCGGCTGCTCCAAGGGAAGCGCAAGCGGCCCAGAAATTACGGTAGGCTCCAAAGACTTCACGGAGTCGCTCGTTCTTGCGGAAATTTATGCAAAGGCGCTTGAAGACAACGGATTTTCGGTGAAGAGAGAATTTAATATCAGCGGGCAAGGGCCTCACGAGGCGCTGCTGAAAGGCAGCATCGATTTATACCCGGAATACACCGGAACGGCGTTAACGGTTATTTTGAAGGAACCGGCATTGTTTGACGCCAAGGAAGTGTACGACACGGTTGCAGCCGAATACAAAGACAAGTTCAAGCTCGATCTGCTCGATCAGGCCAATATCAATGACTCGCAAGGTCTGGTTATCACCAAGAAAGCAGCGGATCAATTCGGCATCAAGACGATTTCCGATCTGCAGAAGAATGCGGACAAAATCAGATATGCCTCCAACGGTTCGTTTGATCAACGCGAGGATGGACTGATCGGCCTGAAAAAAGTCTACGGAGAGTTCAACTTCAAATCTTCAAAGGTCTATGACGACGGCATCAAGTATCAGGTGCTTAAAAATGACGAGGCCGATCTGGCCGTGGCCTACACGACAGAGGGCTCGCTGGTCGATCCGCAGTTCGTCGTGCTGGATGATGACAAACATCTGTGGCCTCCTTATTATGTAGCGCCGGTGGTCAGAGAGAGCGTAGTACAGGATTCGCCGAAGGTGGCGACCATCCTGAATGCCGTGTCGGCAAAGCTTGACAACCCTACGATTATCAAGCTCAACGCCGCCGTCGATATCGACAAAAAAGAGTATGAAGAAGTCGCGGGCGACTATTTCGAGACCATCAAAGCCGATGTGAAAGCGGCAGCGGACAAATAA
- a CDS encoding ABC transporter ATP-binding protein — MSGVSLTVNEGDFVTILGTSGSGKTTLLKMVNRIHESTSGEIRFYGENIKKLKVEDYRRKIGYVIQQIGLFPHMTVADNIATVPKILRWSKEKINARVDELLELVGLPGESYRKRYPSQLSGGQQQRIGLARAMAADPQVMLMDEPFGAIDAITRQNLQDELIRIQTKLNKTILFVTHDIHEAFKLGNKVIIMDQGKVQQFDTPYNILFHPANEFVAQLVASENIINRLKILKAETAAQPLTRTLDDSDIYIGREEFLDGVLSKFFESGRKSIIVTDADGQPVGEIVWDQLNGLLQSQADRVQTDAPSRDGEKVNIHAPIHR; from the coding sequence GTGTCGGGTGTCAGTCTTACCGTAAATGAGGGTGATTTTGTCACGATACTTGGAACGTCGGGTTCCGGGAAAACCACGCTGTTAAAAATGGTCAACCGGATCCATGAAAGCACTTCGGGCGAAATCCGCTTCTATGGCGAAAATATCAAAAAGCTGAAGGTGGAGGACTACCGGAGAAAAATCGGCTATGTCATCCAGCAAATCGGGCTGTTCCCGCATATGACCGTGGCGGACAACATCGCTACCGTGCCCAAAATTCTTCGCTGGAGCAAGGAGAAAATCAATGCCCGCGTGGACGAGCTGCTGGAACTGGTGGGATTGCCGGGCGAGAGCTACAGGAAGAGGTATCCTTCGCAGCTATCCGGCGGGCAGCAGCAGCGAATCGGGCTGGCGCGGGCCATGGCTGCCGATCCTCAGGTCATGCTGATGGATGAGCCGTTTGGCGCGATTGATGCGATCACAAGACAGAATTTGCAGGATGAACTGATACGTATTCAGACAAAACTGAACAAAACGATACTTTTTGTCACCCATGATATTCATGAAGCCTTTAAGCTCGGCAACAAAGTCATCATTATGGACCAGGGGAAAGTCCAGCAGTTTGACACGCCGTACAATATTCTTTTTCACCCGGCCAATGAATTTGTTGCGCAGTTGGTAGCTTCCGAGAATATCATCAACCGGCTCAAGATTCTGAAAGCAGAAACCGCGGCGCAGCCGTTAACAAGAACCCTGGATGATTCGGATATCTATATCGGCAGGGAAGAGTTTCTCGATGGTGTGCTGTCCAAGTTTTTTGAAAGCGGCAGGAAATCGATCATTGTGACGGATGCGGATGGTCAGCCGGTAGGCGAAATCGTCTGGGATCAGTTAAACGGGCTGCTGCAATCACAAGCTGACAGGGTGCAGACGGATGCCCCAAGCCGAGACGGTGAGAAGGTGAACATTCATGCTCCAATCCATCGCTGA
- a CDS encoding ABC transporter permease, with amino-acid sequence MLQSIADFLAYFTKYGDKMLAMTLEHLQIVTLVLLISIIIAVPLSLALYRSHKLSTIVLAVLGALYAIPSLAFFAILIPLLGLGIPTAVTVLVVYTQFILVRNILAGFRSVDPFMLEAGRGMGLSASQLFFKVQLPLVMPALLGGLRLAVISSIGMATIAAMIGAGGLARCCLTVSA; translated from the coding sequence ATGCTCCAATCCATCGCTGATTTTCTGGCCTACTTCACCAAATATGGTGACAAAATGCTCGCGATGACGCTTGAGCACCTGCAAATCGTTACGCTCGTACTGCTTATTTCGATCATTATCGCCGTGCCGCTCAGCCTTGCACTCTACCGTTCGCACAAGCTGTCAACGATTGTACTGGCTGTGCTTGGAGCGCTGTACGCTATTCCCAGCCTTGCCTTCTTTGCGATCCTGATCCCGCTTCTCGGGCTCGGCATCCCCACAGCCGTTACCGTGCTGGTCGTCTATACCCAATTTATTTTGGTGAGAAATATTCTCGCAGGTTTTAGATCGGTCGATCCGTTCATGCTGGAAGCGGGGCGAGGGATGGGTCTTAGCGCTTCGCAGCTATTCTTCAAAGTGCAGCTGCCGCTTGTCATGCCTGCCTTGCTCGGCGGCCTCAGATTGGCGGTCATTTCCTCTATCGGGATGGCGACGATCGCGGCCATGATTGGTGCGGGAGGTCTGGCACGCTGCTGTTTGACGGTCTCCGCATGA
- a CDS encoding nucleoside hydrolase produces MNKIPLIMDVDTGTDDAIAIICALMSTEVLDIKAFTAVAGNVGVDLTSRNTLNIVDYLGFDIPVAVGAAKPLNKELHTAISHGRAGLGDVTVPKSNRSFYGKDAADTIYEHAARMQGELEIVAVGPLTNIAEAIIRYPDIVHLIKRITIMGGALRGGNMTAASEFNLYVDPDAGKIVFESGIPLVMVGLDVTLKPQLPLAVVETVKRLDNKFAGLAARIFDFMLRRCEQYGFDPPNVHDAIALASLVVPGLVTLNQYAVTVETEGTVTRGMTVADFNNVTGKEPNVSAAVDIDCNRFWDWMTGKFLSAERD; encoded by the coding sequence ATGAACAAAATTCCTTTAATCATGGATGTCGATACCGGCACAGACGATGCCATTGCCATTATCTGCGCGCTGATGAGCACGGAGGTGCTGGATATCAAAGCATTCACCGCCGTCGCCGGAAATGTCGGAGTCGATCTGACAAGCCGCAATACGCTGAATATTGTGGATTATCTTGGCTTTGATATCCCTGTTGCGGTCGGTGCGGCGAAGCCGCTTAACAAGGAGCTGCATACCGCGATCAGTCATGGCCGGGCCGGACTCGGCGATGTGACTGTGCCGAAGTCGAACCGGTCATTTTACGGGAAGGATGCGGCTGACACCATCTATGAGCATGCCGCTCGGATGCAAGGCGAGCTTGAAATTGTGGCCGTCGGCCCGCTTACCAATATTGCCGAGGCCATCATTCGTTACCCGGATATTGTCCATTTGATCAAGCGGATTACGATTATGGGCGGCGCGCTCAGAGGCGGCAACATGACCGCGGCTTCCGAGTTCAATCTGTATGTCGATCCGGACGCTGGGAAAATCGTGTTCGAGTCCGGCATTCCTCTGGTCATGGTCGGGCTGGATGTGACGCTGAAACCGCAGCTTCCGCTTGCGGTTGTGGAAACCGTCAAGCGGCTGGACAACAAATTTGCCGGCCTTGCCGCCCGGATTTTCGATTTTATGCTGCGCCGCTGCGAGCAGTACGGCTTTGACCCGCCGAATGTCCATGATGCCATCGCTTTGGCCAGTCTGGTCGTTCCCGGGCTCGTTACGCTGAACCAATATGCAGTGACGGTGGAGACCGAAGGGACGGTAACCCGGGGCATGACCGTTGCCGACTTCAACAACGTTACGGGAAAAGAACCGAATGTGAGCGCTGCGGTTGATATCGACTGCAATCGGTTCTGGGATTGGATGACAGGCAAGTTTTTAAGCGCGGAGAGAGATTGA
- a CDS encoding urocanate hydratase, giving the protein MSRITAARGGELRCKGWRQEALLRMLENVLENGENQKELIVYASLGKAARNWPSYRAIVDTLKNLEEDETLVIQSGKPIGVFRTHRQAPLVVMANCNLVGRWATSENFYELQDKGLIIWGGLTAAAWQYIGSQGVIQGTYEIFQSIARLHFGGSLQGRFILTAGLGGMGGSQPLAGTMAGATILCVEVAEERIDKRIAAGYLQCKTASLDEALAWIEEAKGSGVALSVGLLGNAADVYPELLARGVLPDIVTDQTSAHDLLYGYIPSGYTPATAAEARKQDPAGLQEAAGASIAAEVGAMLEFKARGAVVFDNGNNIRSQAVKYGVANAFDIDIFTEAFLRPLFARAIGPFRWIALSGDPQDIRTIDEYILREFSDNEIVSNWIKLANIHVPVEGLPARIGWFGHRDRSRLALAVNEMVREGKLSGPVAFSRDHLDAAAMAHPNIMTERMKDGSDAIADWPLLNAMLNCSSMADLVAIHSGGGGYAGYMTSAGVTIVADGKEESDLRLRTALDNDTGLGVLRYADAGYEESLDEVERKGIARIDTGRHEEILTD; this is encoded by the coding sequence GTGAGCAGAATTACTGCGGCAAGAGGAGGAGAACTTCGCTGTAAAGGATGGCGGCAGGAAGCGCTGCTGCGGATGCTGGAGAATGTGCTGGAGAACGGCGAGAACCAGAAGGAACTGATCGTCTATGCTTCATTGGGCAAAGCGGCGCGGAACTGGCCGTCCTACAGGGCCATTGTGGACACGCTGAAGAATCTGGAAGAGGACGAGACACTGGTCATTCAATCGGGCAAACCGATCGGCGTCTTCCGCACGCACCGCCAGGCCCCGCTCGTTGTGATGGCGAACTGCAATCTGGTAGGCCGGTGGGCGACCAGCGAGAACTTCTATGAATTGCAGGACAAGGGCCTGATCATCTGGGGAGGGCTGACCGCTGCCGCCTGGCAGTACATCGGTTCCCAGGGCGTAATTCAGGGAACGTATGAAATATTTCAGAGCATCGCCCGCCTGCATTTCGGCGGAAGCCTGCAAGGCCGGTTCATTCTGACCGCCGGCCTTGGCGGTATGGGCGGTTCCCAGCCGCTGGCCGGAACGATGGCGGGCGCGACGATTTTATGCGTGGAGGTCGCGGAGGAACGGATCGACAAGCGCATTGCGGCGGGGTACTTGCAGTGCAAGACCGCAAGCCTGGACGAAGCGCTGGCCTGGATCGAAGAAGCGAAAGGAAGCGGAGTGGCGCTGTCGGTCGGCCTGCTCGGCAATGCCGCCGACGTCTATCCCGAGCTGCTGGCGCGCGGAGTGCTGCCGGATATTGTGACGGACCAGACCTCCGCGCATGATTTGCTCTACGGGTATATTCCGAGTGGCTATACCCCCGCCACTGCGGCGGAGGCCCGCAAGCAGGACCCCGCCGGACTTCAAGAAGCCGCCGGAGCGTCGATTGCGGCCGAGGTAGGAGCGATGCTGGAATTCAAGGCGCGCGGCGCGGTTGTCTTCGACAACGGCAATAATATCCGTTCGCAGGCGGTGAAGTATGGCGTCGCTAACGCTTTTGACATCGACATCTTCACCGAAGCCTTCCTGCGGCCCTTGTTCGCCCGGGCCATCGGCCCTTTCCGCTGGATCGCCCTCAGCGGCGACCCGCAGGACATCCGGACGATTGACGAATATATTTTGCGCGAATTCAGCGACAACGAGATCGTGTCGAACTGGATCAAGCTGGCGAACATTCACGTACCGGTCGAAGGGCTACCTGCCCGGATTGGCTGGTTCGGCCACCGCGATCGCAGCAGGCTGGCGCTGGCCGTGAATGAGATGGTTCGTGAAGGCAAGCTGAGCGGTCCGGTGGCGTTCTCGCGGGACCATCTGGATGCGGCCGCCATGGCCCACCCGAACATCATGACCGAGCGGATGAAGGACGGCAGCGACGCGATTGCCGACTGGCCGCTGCTGAACGCGATGCTGAACTGCTCCTCCATGGCCGATCTTGTGGCCATTCATTCCGGGGGCGGAGGATATGCGGGGTACATGACGAGCGCCGGCGTCACCATTGTCGCCGACGGCAAGGAGGAAAGCGACCTGCGCCTGCGGACCGCCCTCGATAACGATACCGGACTGGGCGTGCTCCGCTATGCGGATGCCGGATACGAGGAGTCGCTGGACGAGGTGGAACGCAAAGGCATCGCAAGAATCGATACCGGCAGGCACGAAGAAATTTTGACGGACTAA